In Neofelis nebulosa isolate mNeoNeb1 chromosome 7, mNeoNeb1.pri, whole genome shotgun sequence, the following proteins share a genomic window:
- the UBE3A gene encoding ubiquitin-protein ligase E3A isoform X6, translated as MDNNAAAIKALELYKINAKLCDPHPSKKGASSAYLENSKGAPNNSCSDIKMNKKEGQGARDDFRDVTYLTEDTVYEILELCREREDYSPLIRVIGRVFSSAEALVQSFRKVKQHTKEELKSLQGKDEDKDEDEKEKAACSAAAAMEEDSEASSSRISDSSQGDNNLQKLGPDDVSVDIEAIRRVYTRLLSNEKIETAFLNALVYLSPNVECDLTYHNVYSRDPNYLNLFIIVMENRNLHSPEYLEMALPLFCKAMSKLPLAAQGKLVRLWSKYSADQIRRMMETFQQLITYKVISNEFNSRNLVNDDDAIVAASKCLKMVYYANVVGGEVDTNHNEEDDEEPIPESSELTLQELLGEERRNKKGPRVDPLETELGVKTLDCRKPLIPFEEFINEPLNDVLEMDKDYTFFKVETENKFSFMTCPFILNAVTKNLGLYYDNRIRMYSERRITVLYSLVQGQQLNPYLRLKVRRDHIIDDALVRLEMIAMENPADLKKQLYVEFEGEQGVDEGGVSKEFFQLVVEEIFNPDIGMFTYDESTKLFWFNPSSFETEGQFTLIGIVLGLAIYNNCILDVHFPMVVYRKLMGKKGTFRDLGDSHPVLYQSLKDLLEYEGNVEDDMMITFQISQTDLFGNPMMYDLKENGDKIPITNENRKEFVNLYSDYILNKSVEKQFKAFRRGFHMVTNESPLKYLFRPEEIELLICGSRNLDFQALEETTEYDGGYTRDSVLIREFWEIVHSFTDEQKRLFLQFTTGTDRAPVGGLGKLKMIIAKNGPDTERLPTSHTCFNVLLLPEYSSKEKLKERLLKAITYAKGFGML; from the exons aTGTGACTTACCTAACAGAAGATACGGTATATGAAATTCTTGAattatgtagagagagagaggattattCCCCTTTAATCCGTGTTATTGGAAGAGTTTTTTCTAGTGCTGAGGCATTGGTACAGAGTTTTCGGAAAGTCAAGCAACACACCAAGGAAGAACTGAAATCTCTTCAAGGAAAGGATGAAGACAAAGATgaggatgaaaaggaaaaagctgcatgttctgctgctgctgctatggAAGAAGATTCAGAAGCATCTTCTTCAAGGATAAGTGATAGTTCACAAGGAGATAACAACTTACAAAAATTAGGCCCTGATGATGTGTCTGTGGATATTGAGGCCATTAGAAGGGTCTACACCAGATTACTCtctaatgaaaaaatagaaactgcTTTTCTCAATGCACTTGTATATTTGTCACCTAATGTGGAATGTGACTTGACATATCACAATGTATACTCTCGAGATCCTAATTATctgaatttattcattattgtaaTGGAGAATAGAAATCTCCACAGTCCTGAATATCTGGAAATGGCTTTGCCATTATTTTGCAAAGCAATGAGTAAGCTACCCCTTGCAGCCCAAGGAAAATTGGTTAGACTGTGGTCTAAATACAGTGCAGACCAGATTCGCAGAATGATGGAAACATTTCAGCAACTTATTACTTACAAGGTCATAAGCAATGAATTTAACAGTCGCAATCTAGTGAATGATGATGATGCTATTGTTGCTGCTTCAAAGTGCTTGAAAATGGTTTACTATGCAAATGTAGTGGGTGGGGAAGTGGACACAAATCATAATGAAGAAGATGATGAAGAGCCCATCCCTGAGTCCAGTGAATTGACACTTCAGGAGCTTttgggagaggaaagaagaaacaagaaaggtcCTCGAGTGGACCCACTAGAAACTGAACTTGGTGTTAAAACTCTGGACTGTCGAAAACCACTTATCCCTTTTGAAGAGTTTATTAATGAACCACTGAATGATGTTCTAGAAATGGATAAAGActatacttttttcaaagtagaaacagagaacaaattcTCTTTCATGACATGTCCCTTTATATTGAATGCTGTCACAAAGAATTTGGGATTATATTATGACAATAGAATTCGCATGTACAGTGAACGAAGAATCACTGTTCTCTACAGCTTAGTTCAAGGACAGCAGTTGAATCCATATTTGAGACTCAAAGTCAGACGTGACCATATCATAGATGATGCACTTGTCCGG CTAGAGATGATCGCTATGGAAAATCCTGCAGACTTGAAGAAACAgttgtatgtggaatttgaagGAGAACAAGGAGTTGATGAGGGAGGTGTTTCCAAAGAATTTTTTCAGCTGGTTGTGGAGGAAATCTTCAATCCAGatattg GTATGTTCACATATGATGAATCTACAAAATTGTTTTGGTTTAATCCATCCTCTTTTGAAACTGAGGGTCAGTTCACTCTGATTGGTATAGTGCTGGGTCTGGCTATTTACAATAACTGTATACTGGATGTACATTTTCCCATGGTTGTCTACAGGAAgctaatggggaaaaaaggaacttttCGTGATCTGGGAGACTCTCACCCT GTCCTATATCAGAGTTTAAAAGATTTACTGGAATATGAAGGGAATGTAGAAGATGACATGATGATCACTTTCCAGATATCTCAGACAGACCTTTTTGGTAATCCAATGATGTATGATCTAAAGGAAAATGGTGATAAAATTCcaattacaaatgaaaacaggaag GAATTTGTCAATCTCTATTCTGACTACATTCTCAATAAATCAGTAGAAAAACAGTTTAAGGCTTTTCGGAGAGGTTTTCATATGGTGACCAATGAATctcccttaaaatatttattcagaccAGAGGAAATTGAATTGCTTATATGTGGAAGCCGG AATCTAGACTTCCAAGCACTAGAAGAAACTACCGAATATGATGGTGGCTATACCAGGGACTCTGTTCTGATTAG GGAGTTCTGGGaaattgttcattcatttacagATGAGCAGAAAAGACTCTTCTTGCAGTTTACAACAGGCACAGACAGAGCACCTGTGGGTGGACTAGGAAAGTTAAAGATGATTATAGCCAAAAATGGCCCAGACACAGAAAG GTTACCTACATCTCATACTTGCTTTAATGTCCTTTTACTGCCGGAATATTCAAGcaaagaaaaacttaaagaaagattGTTGAAGGCCATCACTTATGCCAAAGGATTTGgcatgctgtaa